In Leisingera sp. NJS204, the DNA window GGCGGCCAGGGCGGCGGCGTCCTCATATCCGGCGGTGGTCACCTGATCGGCGACATGGCCTGCGGGCGGGTTAAGCCCTGGTTCAAAGATATGGGTCTTGAAGCCAAGGCGGGAGGCTGCAACCGAGAGCATCCGGCCGAGCTGGCCGCCGCCGAGGATGCCGATTGTTGATCCGGGGGCAAGCACGTCAGTCATCGGAGGGTTCCTCGGGGATGGAGGCAGAGAGTGCCGCGCGCCAATCATCCAGGCGCCGGGCCAGGTCCGCGTCCTGCAGTGCCAGGATGCCTGCGGCCATCAGGCCTGCATTGGCGGCGCCTGCGGAGCCTATGGCCATGGTGGCAACCGGGAAGCCCTTGGGCATCTGCACGATGGAATACAACGAGTCGACGCCTGAAAGGGCGCGGGTCTGCACCGGCACGCCCACAACGGGGACGCGGGTTTTGGAGGCGACCATGCCGGGCAGATGGGCCGCACCGCCGGCACCTGCGATGATCACCTGCAAGCCGCGGTCCGCGGCGGATTTTCCGTAGCTCCACAGCCGGTCCGGGGTGCGGTGGGCGGAGACGATTTTGGCCTCATACTCAACACCCAGTTCATCCAGGATAGTGGCGGCTTCCTTCATGGTGGGCCAGTCGGATTGGCTGCCCATGATGATGCCTACTTTGATGTCGGCCATGGCTTGGTGGCTCCTGTCGCGGCTTGTGGAGCGCGCACTATAGGGAAACTGGGAATTGGCGCAATCCGGCTTGTCGCGGAAAACGGGCGGAATTGCCCTGTTTCAGTGGCTCTGGCGCTATGCCGCAGGCGGCAAGCTCCCGCCCGCGCGGGAATGCAGGCAAGCTGCACCGCCTTGCGGTTGGGCGTGGCGCCGCGCGGCGGCGCGGCGCGGGAGGCTTGTGCAGGGCCGGAACCGGGGGCAGGGTGGCGGCTGGAGCAGGGAGGATGCGATGCTGGAGCTACGACCCAATTGCGAGCTATGTGACAAGGATCTGCCACCGGATGCACCGGACGCGCGGATTTGCAGTTATGAGTGCACCTATTGCGCGGTTTGCGTGGAGCAGGTGCTGGACAATGTTTGCCCCACTTGCGGCGGCGGCTTAGCGCCGCGGCCGATCCGGCCCGGGAAGGCCTGGCGGGCAGAGCTGAAGCTGGGGCTTGGGAGCCATCCGGCCTCGACGGAACGGGTGCATACGAAGTTCACCCGCGAGGATATTGCCACGCATGTGGCAAGGATCCGGCATTTGAAACCGGAAGAGCGGTGAGCGGAGCCGCCGGGCAGGCGGCTCCGGTTGTTTTCGGGATCAGTCCCGCTGTTTCGGCAGGATCAGGTTCAGCGCGAGGCCGGCAACGCCGGAGAGGCCGATGCCCGCGAGGGTGAAGCCTTCGCCGAATTGCAGCGTCAGCCCGCCGAGGCCGATGATCAGCACTGTGGAGATGATCACCATGTTGCGCGCCTCAGAGAGGGCGTCGCCCAGCTTGGCCAGCACGCTGAGGCCGACCACGGTGACCATGCCGAAAAGCAGGATCATGATGCCGCCCATCACCGGCATCGGGATGGTGGCAAGCGCACCTGACAGCTTGCCCGCAAATGACAGCGCGATAGCGAAGATCGCCGCCCAGGTCATGATTGCCGGGTTGAAGGCACGGGTCAGGGTGACGGCGCCGGTGACCTCGGAATAGGTGGTATTGGGCGGGCCGCCTAAGATGCCCGCGGCGGCAGTGGCCAGACCGTCGCCCAGCATGGTGTTCTGGATGCCGGGTTTCTCCATGTAGTCGCGCTTGGTCACATTGGAGATCGCCATGATGTCGCCGAAATGTTCAATCGCGGGCGCAATGGCGACGGGCAGAATGAACAGGATGGCGGCCAGATTGAACTCGGGCGCGACGAAATCCGGGACCGCGAACCAGGCGGCGCTGGCCAGCGGAGCGGTATCCACCAGGGATTGCCCGGTGACGGCGCCGAGGATCAGCGCGGCACCATAGCCGGCAGCGACGCCGGCCAGGATCGGCACCACGCGCATGATCCCACGGCCCAGAATAGCGGTCAGCATGGTGGTGCCGAGGGCAACAGCTGCAAGCAGAAGGGCGGTGTTTTTCGGCATCACCTGGGTGTCGCCGGCCAGGCCGGTGGCCATGTTGACCGCCACCGGCGCCAGTGACAGGCCGATCACCATGATCACCGGGCCGACCACCACGGGCGGCAGCAGCCGGTGCATGAAGCCCGCGCCAAAGGCGCGGATGGCAAAGCTGAGCGCCACATACAGAAGGCCCGCCGCTGCCAGCCCGCCGGTGGTCGCCGCCATGCCCCAGGTCTGCACGCCGTAGATGATCGGCGCGATGAAGGCAAAAGACGACGCCAGAAACACCGGCACCTGGCCGCGGGTGACGACCTGGAAGATCAGCGTTCCAAGTCCTGCGGTGAACAGGGCGACGCTGGGGTCGAGCCCGGTCAAGAGCGGCACCAGCACCAGCGCGCCGAAGGCGACAAACAGCATCTGGGCGCCGGTCAGCGCCTGTTTCGGGGAGAATTTGTAGTCGGCGTCCTGGGCTTCAGACACCGGAGTGCGGTCGCTGGTGGCGGTCATGGTGATGCTCGTTCATTGGTTCAGCCGCTTGCGCGGGAGGCTCCGGAGTGGAGGCCGGGCACAAAATCCGGCTGCTGGTAAACGGAAAACCCGGCTTTGACCATCCGGTCAGACGAAGATTCCGCCAATCGCGGGCAAGGTGTCGCAACGGGGCCGGGAAAATGCCGGTTTTCTGCAAGCCGGATAACGGTCAGACCGGGCCTGCTGCACTTGGCTGCACTTGGCTGCACTTGGCTGCACTTGGCTGCATTTAATGGACCGCGACCTATGACCTTGGACAATGACCCTCTCCTGCAGCCGCTGCAAATCCGGCATCTGAGCCTGCGCAACCGGATCATGAGCACAGCCCATGCTCCGTCGTTCCAGGAGGGCGGCCATCCGCGCGACCGCTACCGGCTGTATCATGAGGAAAAGGCGCGGGGCGGCATTGCGCTGACGATGATCGGCGGCTCGACCAATATCGCGCCGGACAGCCCATCGGTCTTCGGGCAGCTCTATGCGGGCGATGACAGCATCATTCCGTGGTTCAAGGAACTGACCGATGGGGTGCGCAAGCATGGCGCGGCGGTGATGTGCCAGATCACCCATATGGGACGGCGCACCGCCTGGGATGACGGGCACTGGCTGCCGGTGCTGGGGCCGTCGGGGCGGCGGGAGCGGGCGCACCGGGCCTTTCCAAAGGTGATGGAGCAGGAGGATATCTCCCGTATAATCAACGATTTTGCCACCGCGGCACTGCGCTGCCGGGAAGGCGGGTTCGATGGGATTGAGCTGCTGTCGCATTCGCATCTGCTGGGGCAGTTCCTGTCGCCGCTGGTGAACACGCGCGAGGATGATTACGGCGGCTCGCTGGACAACCGGCTGCGGCTGACGCTGCAGGTCTTGGAGGCGGTGCGCGCGGCGGTGGGGCCGGATCTGATCCTGGGGATGCGGGTCACCGGCGATGAGCTGTCGGAAGGGGGCCTCAGCGCGGGTGAATGTATTGCTGCGGCGCAGAAAATTGCTGCGGCGGGTGCTGTGGATTTCCTGAACGTGCTTGCGGGCGCGCCTTATGATGATCTGGGGCTGGCCGGCTGGGTGGCGCCGATGGGGATGCCCGCGGCGCCGGATCTGAATGTGGCGGGGGCGATCCGCGCGGCGGTGGATCTGCCGGTGTTCCATGCCGGCGGCGTGGCCGATAATGCCACTGCCCGCCATGCCCTCCGCGAAGGCCAGGCCGATATGATCGGCATGACGCGGGCGCATATGGCCGACCCCCATCTGGTGGCAAAGCTGCAGCGCGGCGCGGAGGAGCAGATCCGTCCCTGCGTGGCACTGGGTTATTGCGTCGACCGGGTGAACCAGGGCAAGCCCGCGGTCTGCGGCCATAACGCCGCAACCGGGCGCGAGGCTGTGATGCCGCATGTGATCCCGCCTGCGCGGGAGCGGCGCAAGGTGGTGGTGGTCGGCGGCGGCCCGGCGGGGCTGGAGGCGGCACGGGTTGCGGCGGAGCGCGGCCACAGGGTGGTGCTGCTTGAGGCGAGCGGGCGGCTTGGCGGGCAAATCGTCTTGGCGGCCAAAGGCACGACCCGGCGCCAGATTTGGGGTGTAGCAGACTGGCTGATCTCGGAAGCGGAGCGGCTGGGCGTGGAGATGCGGCTGAACACTTACGCCGAGGCAGACGACGTGCTGGCCGAAAACCCGGACGCAGTGATCGTGGCGACCGGCGGCTGGCCGGAGCCACTGGAGATCCCCGGCGGTGATTTGATCACTTCCAGCTGGGAGGTGCTGGGCGGCGAGGCAAGGGTATCGGGCGCGGTTCTGCTGCTGGATGAATGCGGCGATCACGCCGCGCTGGTTGCGGCGGATGTGATGGCACGGGCGGGCTGTTCGGTCACGCTGGTGACGCCGGACCGGGTGGCGGCGCATGACTTGGGGCCAACCAATTCGGCGGTGGTGCTGCGTGATCTGGCGCGGCAGGGGGTGGCGCTGGAGTGCTTTCTTGAGGTGGTTTCCGTGGCCGCAGACGGGCGCCGCAAACGTATCACCCTGCGCCATGTCCTGACCGGGGAAGTGACCGAGCGGGTGGCGGATCATGTGGTCAGCGAACATGGTATCACTCCGGCGGATGATCTTTACCATGCGCTGAAGCCGCAGTCGCGCAACCTGGGTCAGTTGGACCACCAGGCAATGATTGCCGGAACCAGCCCTTTTGCCGCCATCAATCCGCAGGGCAGCTTCTGGCTGGCGCGGGCCGGTGATGCGGTGTCAGGGCGCAATATGCACGCCGCCATCTATGATGCGCTGAGACTCTGCAAGGATCTGTAATCTGCAATCAAGCGGAACCGCAGCGCGCCGTCAGGCGCGCTGCCACGCCCAACACCTTCCGGTGCAGCCGGCTGCGCGGAAAAGGGGGCGGGAGGCCCTGTCGAAACTGTTAAGGCACTGCGTTCTGCAGTTATGGCCCGGCGGTTTGGGCGCGGGCCTGCCTGGTGCCTGTGGCACTGTCAGGCGATAATATCCGGGGTCAGCCGGTCTTCGATCAAGGCGATCTTGTCCTTGAGGATGAGCTTTTGTTTCTTCAGGCGGCGGATTGTCAGCTGGTCGCTGGTCGGGCGCTCTTCCAGCGCGCCGATTGCTTCGTCCAAATCACGGTGCTGCCTGCGGAAAACCTCCAGCTCAACCTTGAGGACCTCATCTGTCTTCATCGACACATCTGTGGGTGCGTTCATTGGCGACTCAGTAAAGCTTAGGAATGAAGTGAGGCTGAAGATACTTCCTTAACTGCTTTTCCGCTAGACCTATGGGCACATGCTCTTGTGAAACCAGCAAGAACTTCCCATATTCTTCTGGAAGCGGCCGCCTGTTACGGGGCCGCGCGCATCCGTCGCTTTGGCATAAAGGACGAACACCGTGTCGAAACTTACCTTGGGCTCTTACCCGCATATGCTGGGGTTCGAGCAGCTGGAACGCCTGCTGGAACGCTCGGCGAAATCGGGCAACGAAGGCTATCCTCCCTATAATATCGAACAGACTTCCGACCATTCCTACCGCATCACCCTGGCCGTGGCCGGGTTCGCCGAAGAGGACCTGGCGATCACCGTCGAGGACCGCCAGCTGGTGATCCGCGGCCGCCAGCGCGATGACAGCGAGGGGCGGGTGTTCCTGCACCGCGGCATCGCGGCGCGCCAGTTTCAGCGCATGTACGTACTGGCTGATGGCGTCGAAGTGGGCGAGGCGGTGATGGAAAACGGGTTGCTGCATGTGGATCTGACCCGTGCCCGGCCCGAAACCGTGGTTCAGACAATCAACATCAAAAAGGGGTAAGAGCAATGCATACACCGTTTGATTTCAGCCAGGGCGCAGACCGGACCGTCTATGTAAAGGCGGTTGCGGTGGCAGATCTTCCCAAAGACGTGCAGGACAGCGCGGGCGGCCATGCGCAGCTTTATGCGGTGCATGACGCGGAAGGCGGCCAGCTGGCGCTGGTGGCCGACCGCCATCTGGCCTATGTGCTGGCCCGGCAGAACGACATGACACCGGTTTCGGTGCATTGACGTCCGGGTAGCCGGGGCGCATCCGCCCGAAAGCGCTTGATTTTCCCAACAGCAGGCTCCCATTTTGGGGGCCTGAATTGTTTTGAAGACACCAGGTTCAAGGAAGGCGCATTTGATGTTCCGAACAATCCGCCCGATCGCAGCTGCATTGGGATTTGCCCTGCTGGCCGCTCCCGCTGCTGCCGATCCGTTTGTCAAATGCGTGCAGGGGCAGCTGGCGGATCTGGGATATGATCCCGGCCGCCGTGACGGGGTGCTGTCGCAGGCCACACTGCGCGCCTGGACGTCCCTGCGGCAGATACCCGCCGCGGCAAAGGCCGGGCTTCTGGCGGGCCTGCCTGCGCTGACGCAGAAAACCGCGATCCATTGGTGCAGGGAGCTGCCGGCGCTGAAATCCGGGTTGGAAAAGCACCTGCCGTCAGCGGCGCAGGTCCGGGTTCTGGCAGATTCGCCAAACGCGGAAAAAGGCGTCCGGCAGGCCTATGAACGGACCCTGCGGTTCATGGACAGGGAATACGGTATCGTACTAGCCGGCAATATCGGCATCGCCGCTGCAGGAAATACCAAGACGGTTCAAACCTATGTGCGCCGTCTGCTCAGCCAGATGTCCAGCGCCCGGTTCAACCCGGATGCATCTATTGCCGCCCATTGCAACAAACCCTTTGGCGTCGCGGGGGCGGCCTATCTGAAATTCATGTATATCTGCTGGGACAATCCGCATCAGGCGGACAAGGCCTGGCTTAAGCGCTCGCGCAAATGGCTGGGGGCAATGATGGCGCATGAATACATGCATCTGGTGCAGGCGGAACTGGGCGGTGGCCGTGCAGAAGGGTTCAACGGTGCGGCGGTGCGGCGCCGGATGGGGCCCTCCTGGCTGGTGGAGGGCAGCGCCGAGCTGGTGGCGGCGCGATTTGGCAAGAAGGCCTTGCGCCTGCGCGCGCCGGGTCTGTCCGAGCTGCAGGATGCGTCCCTGAAATCGACGCAAAACCTAAAGGCAATGCGGGCACCTAGGACGGTCCGTACCGAAGGCGACTATGACTTTTCGCATTTTGCAGTGCATATTCTGACCCGGATACATGGCGAGGATGCCCTGTTTGGGTTCTGGAGGCAGCTTAGCACCGGCAAGAGCTGGGATCAGGCATTTCAGGATACATTCGGCACCGGCTTGAGCGCATTCGAGGCGCAGGTCATGGAACTGCGCAAGACACCGGGGGCTGCAAAGGCCTATATTGCGCAAATGCGGCGGAGGAACGCGTGATGACAGACTTCAATTTTGACTGGGTGGATGCCTTCTCGGGCCGCGCTTTTGGCGGCAATGGCTGCGCGGTGGTGCATGGGGCGGCACATCTGCCCGAGTCTGTCTGCACCGCTTTCGTGCGGGAGACCTCGCTGGTGGAATGCACGTTCACTGGCCCGTCCGACGCGGCGGATGTGAAGGTGCGGTATTTCCTGGCCAGCCGCGAAATCCCCTTTGCCGGTCATCCGACAATTGCGACGGTGGCGGCGATGCGGGACCGGGGGCTGATCGCCGGGGACAGCATCACGCTGGAAACCGGGGCGGGGATTGTGCCGGTGACGCTGGAGGATGATCTGATTTCGATGACCCAGGTGGCGCCTGAATTCGGCCCCTTTGCCGATCCCGCGCTGGTGGCGGCGGCGGTGTCGCTGCCGGTAGAGGCGATCATGGGCCGCCCGCAGAAGGTTTCGACCGGGCTGCCGTTCTGCGTGACGGTCCTGCGCGACCGCGCGGCCCTGGAGGCGGCAGAGCTGAACCTGGAGGCGCTGGCAGCGCTGGGCAATTCCCTGGGTGCCGATGGCATCGACATGATGGAGCCGTTTCTGGTGGTGCTGGAGGGCGCGACAGAGGCCGGTGATACGTTTTCGCGCCTGCTTATGGCGCCGCCGAGCCCGCCGGAGGACCCTTTTACCGGCTCCGCGACCGGCGCCATGGCGTCGTATCTGTGGCGCCACGGGCTGATGGAAAGGTCTGAGTTTACCGCCGAGCAGGGCCATGGCCTTGGCCGTCCCGGCCAGGCACGGGTGGTGCGGATCGGGTCTGCGGATGCGATTGAGGGCGTGCAGGTGGCGGGCGAAGGCTTTGTGCTGATGCGCGGCACGGTGGATTTGCCGGACACCGTTTAGGTTTCAGGGGATCTGCAGGCGCTTCCTGGCGGATCCAGCTGCGGGTCCGGCGCCATGATGGCACGGCGGCGGCCATGGCCCTGCGGGGCGGGCAGCAAGCGCTTTTCCTTTACCGAATTTTAGAGGCGCATGGCGGATAGTCTCAAAAAACCGCATTTGCCTCAAAATAGGGAAAGTAAGAATTGCTTCAAAATCAGACGCCCCAACCGCCTCAATTGCGCCGGCATCCGGACACAAAAGAAGCAGAGAGGCTGGTCCGGCTGGCAAAATCCGAATCCCTGGGCGACGGCGGCATCCGGACATCGCATATCCTATCGGACGCGCTGGCGGCAGACCCCTGCCACCACGAAGCGCAGGTGCTGCAGGAGCGGCTGCATCAGGCGTTTGTGCCCCGCTGGCATTTCCCGATGCTTGCGGACAAGGCCCGCAACCGGGCCTATGCCCAGGCCATCGCGGCCAAGGTGCGGCCGGGGGATGTGGTGCTGGATATCGGCTGCGGTGCGGGTCTTACGGCAATGCTGGCAGCACGGGCCGGGGCAAAACATGTCTACACCTGCGAGCAGCAGCCGCTGATTGCCAGGGCAGCGGAGCAGGTTATCGCGGATAACGGGCTGAGCAGCCGGATCACGGTCATTCCGAAATGGTCCCACGATATTGTCATAGGCGAGGATATGCCGGAGCAAGCGGATGTGGTGATCTCAGAGATCGTCGATACTGTATTGCTGGGTGAGGGGGCGCTGGCGACACTGACCCATGCCATGGGCGCGCTGGCCAAACCGGATGCGCGGGCGGTGCCTGAACGGGGAACGTTGAAAGCGCAACCGGTAGAATGCAGCGGGCTGCTGGATCTGTGGCGGCCGCAGGAGGCGGAAGGGTTTGATCTGAGCGCCTTTCACCCCTTTGCCCGCGTTGCCCAGCTGACGCCGAATGATCTGGAAACCTGTGCGCTGCGGCCTTTGGGGACGGCAAAGGACCTGTTTCAATTTGATTTCACCCGGCCGGACATTAACCCGGCGCGGGCCGCCAAAGATCTCGTCTGTGCCGGCGCCGGCACCATCCATGCGGTCTTTGTCAGTTTTGAAATGGAACTGGCCCCCGGCATTTTGGTATCAAACGGTTTGCAGTCCGGCGGCCATTGGGGGCGGACGGCGTTTCTGCTGGATCAGCCGGTGTTTGCGGAGGCCGGCGCGCAGTTGCGGGTGACCGCGCAGCATGACGCGTCGCAGCTGAGCCTGTCGGTGCACGGGTTGGCACCCCGCGCCGGGGATGCGGAATCTGCTGCCCTGTGGGTGACCGGGGCACGCAAGGGCGGGTACACTCTGCGCGTCCGCGACCGGATAACCCCAGCGGAAAGTGCGGTCCAGGCTCCGCAGATTGCTAAAGGTTCCGGCAATCAGGCGCAGTCTTACCACTAAGCAGGCTGACGAGAAACGGAAGCGGCCCGCCAAAGGGCGGGCCGCTTTCTTGTTTCTTCAGGCTGTCCGGATCAGCCGGAGATCAGACCCATGCTTTCCAGCTTCAAGAGCACCTGGTGGGCGCAGTTGTCGACGTCGACATTTTCAGTCTCAACCGACAGCTCGGGGTTCTGCGGCACGTCGTAGGGGTCGGAAATGCCGGTGAACTCCTTGATCTTGCCTTCACGCGCCAGCTTGTACAGGCCCTTGCGGTCGCGGCGTTCGCACTCCTCGATCGTGGTGGCAACATGCACTTCGACAAAGGCGCCGAAGGCTTCGACGTCTTCGCGCACGGCGCGGCGGGTGGTGGCATAAGGCGCGATCGGGGCACAGATTGCGATGCCGCCGTTCTTGGTGATCTCAGACGCCACATAACCGATGCGGCGGATGTTGAGATCGCGGTGCTCTTTCGAGAAGCCCAGCTCGGAGCTGAGGTTTTTCCGCACAATGTCGCCATCCAGCAGGGTCACCGGGCGGCCGCCCATTTCCATCAGCTTGACCATCAGCGCGTTGGCAATAGTGGATTTGCCGGAACCGGAGAAGCCGGTGAAGAACACGGTGAAACCCTGCTTGGAGCGCGGCGGCTTGGTGCGGCGCAGTTCCTTCACAACCTCGGGGAAGGAGAACCACTCGGGGATTTCCAGGCCTTCGGCCAGACGGCGGCGCAGTTCGGTGCCGGAGATGTTCAGGATGGTGACGTTGTCGCGATCTGCAATCTCGTCGTTCGGCTCGTACTGGGCGCGCTCCTGCACATAGACCATGTGCTTGAAATCGACCATTTCGCAGCCGATTTCGGACTGGTTGGCGCGGTACAGCTCCTGGGCATCATAGGGACCGTAGAAGTCTTCGCCAGCCGAGTTCTTGCCCGGGCCTGCGTGGTCGCGGCCAACGATGAAGTGGGTGCAGCCGTGATTGGCGCGGATCAGGCCGTGCCAGACAGCTTCGCGCGGGCCGGCCATGCGCATGGCCAGGTTCAGCAGCGACATCGAGGTGGTGGCAGCCGGATATTTGTCCAGCACGGCCTCGTAGCAGCGTACGCGGGTGAAGTGATCCACATCGCCCGGTTTGGTCATGCCGACAACCGGGTGGATCAGCAGGTTGGCCTGGGCTTCCTTGGCGGCGCGGAAGGTCAGCTCCTGGTGGGCGCGGTGCAGCGGGTTGCGGGTCTGGAACGCAACCACTTTGCGCCAGCCGACTTTGCGGAAATAGGCGCGCAGCTCGTTCGGGGTGTCGCGGCGGCCGCGGAAGTCATAATGCACGGGCTGCTGGATGCCGGTGACCGGACCGCCGAGGTAGATCTTGCCGGCCTGGTTGTGCAGGTAGTTGACAGCCGGGTGCGCATCGTCGTCGGCGCCAAACACCTTCTCCGCTTCGCGCGATTTGTTCGGCTCCCAGCGGTCGGTGACGGTCATGGTGCCCAGGATCACGCCTTCCTGGTCGCGCAGGGCGATGTCCTGGCCGATTTCGATGCTGCCGGCAAAGTCTTCGGACACATCCAGGGTGACCGGCATCGGCCACAGAGAGCCGTCGGCCAGGCGCATGTTCTCGACAACACCGTTATAGTCGTCTTCCGACAGGAACCCTTTGAGCGGGTTAAAACCGCCGTTCATCAGAAGTTCCAGGTCGCAGATCTGGCGCGGGGACAGGTCCCAGCTGGTCAGGCCGGCTGCTTCGACCTTCAGTTTCTGCGCGCTTTCGTAGGAAACATAGAGCTCTGGGATGGGAGCCAGGTTGCTTTGCATAGGATGAGTCCTGTGTTTGAGAGGGGGAAGGCCGCTTGCCGCGCCTGTAAGTTCCGCGTGCAGCGCGTTGTATTCTGCGAGCTTGCGGGCGAGGAATTGATCGGTGAGACGCATTTTTTCCACCGCGCCCCGGGTGGTCAGTGAGTAGGCAAACCGCTGGCGCTTGTCGGGGCCGGAACGGCTGCTGATGGTGATCAGGCCGGATTCGGCGGCACTGCGCAATTGCGTGTTCAGCCCGCCTAGCGAAATCCCCAGCGCCGCAGCCGTGGCCCGCTGCGAAGCATCCGGCGCCGCATCAAGCTGGCGCAGGAGCCGGAAGAGCAGATCTTCCTCGTCAGGGGTGGATATGGTCTGGGTTTCTGGCACGGCTCAACGGATCAAAGTGTGTTCACGCGTGAACGCATTGCATGGATTGTCAGCAAAGCAAAGTGCAAATTCCGAAGGATTGGCGATTTTCTGCTGCGTTGTTTTGCTGCAACGGGGCAGGGCGGACGGCAGGTTATCCGCCTTGGGCGGGCTGATGCGGGCCGCCTGTCCGGCAGGGCAGACAGTGAGGGACAGGTGTTTTGCGCAGGCTGCGGCCGGCTTAACGCTGTTCTGCGGCCAGGGTCCGCGGCAGGGCAGCAGCAAAGGCCACGGGCAGGGCCTGAAGCGGTTCGGCAACGCCGCGCAGCTCAAAGGCTTCAACCGCCAGATGATCCGAGTCGTACCCGGCGGCTTCCAGCACGCGGGCTGATATCAGCAGCTCGACGCCCAGATCCTTGGTCTTGGCCTCCAGCCGGCTGGCGGTGTTGACGCTGCCGCCGATGATGGTGCGCGGCGCATGGCCGGCGCTGCCGATTTCGCCCAGAACCAGCTCGCCCAGATGGATGCCGATACCAATGCGGATCTCGGGTTCGCCATCTGCTGCCAGCTGGGCGTTGAAGTCCTGCAGCGCATGGCCGATGGCGGTGGCGGCGTCCAATGCGGCCTGGGCCGAGCGGGCGGGGGAGCGGGCTTCGAACAAAGCCAGCAGGCCGTCGCCAAGGTATTTGTCCACGGTGCCGCCGGCGCCGGTGACGGCGGGCACGATGGCGTCAAAGAAGCGATTGAGCAAGAACACCACGTCATAGGGCAGCTGGCCGGCGGTGCGGGCGGTAAAGCCGCGC includes these proteins:
- a CDS encoding bifunctional sulfate adenylyltransferase/adenylylsulfate kinase, whose amino-acid sequence is MPETQTISTPDEEDLLFRLLRQLDAAPDASQRATAAALGISLGGLNTQLRSAAESGLITISSRSGPDKRQRFAYSLTTRGAVEKMRLTDQFLARKLAEYNALHAELTGAASGLPPLKHRTHPMQSNLAPIPELYVSYESAQKLKVEAAGLTSWDLSPRQICDLELLMNGGFNPLKGFLSEDDYNGVVENMRLADGSLWPMPVTLDVSEDFAGSIEIGQDIALRDQEGVILGTMTVTDRWEPNKSREAEKVFGADDDAHPAVNYLHNQAGKIYLGGPVTGIQQPVHYDFRGRRDTPNELRAYFRKVGWRKVVAFQTRNPLHRAHQELTFRAAKEAQANLLIHPVVGMTKPGDVDHFTRVRCYEAVLDKYPAATTSMSLLNLAMRMAGPREAVWHGLIRANHGCTHFIVGRDHAGPGKNSAGEDFYGPYDAQELYRANQSEIGCEMVDFKHMVYVQERAQYEPNDEIADRDNVTILNISGTELRRRLAEGLEIPEWFSFPEVVKELRRTKPPRSKQGFTVFFTGFSGSGKSTIANALMVKLMEMGGRPVTLLDGDIVRKNLSSELGFSKEHRDLNIRRIGYVASEITKNGGIAICAPIAPYATTRRAVREDVEAFGAFVEVHVATTIEECERRDRKGLYKLAREGKIKEFTGISDPYDVPQNPELSVETENVDVDNCAHQVLLKLESMGLISG